Proteins from a genomic interval of Paenibacillus sp. FSL R5-0623:
- the rsgA gene encoding ribosome small subunit-dependent GTPase A, translated as MANYLLPRVYFYSWFFCFDLNRRCLFTRLERSKQLILGGIFILDNHIEKYGWSAKWQELWQETGMEEQERKPARIIADHGHLQRLITEEGECWGRISGRLRHDSLETSLVPAVGDWVAITGQAGEEAIIHNLVPRRSRVSRQAAGPVTKEQLIAANVDTLLIVAALNHDFNLRRLERYVMMAWNGGVRPVIVLSKSDLCNNVEEQIRSVEGIAPGVEVLAISAVEGQGKSLLERYLHPGLTVALTGSSGSGKSTLVNWMMGEDVQLTQSVREGDSRGRHTTTHREMFVLPQGAVLIDTPGMRELNLWDEGNDGLSHAFGEIEELAATCRFLDCSHTREAGCAVKEAIQDGSLDEKRLNNYLKMQKELQYQQRKEEVASRRRTASSKPANSRKPKHSRSVKEWEEA; from the coding sequence TTGGCTAACTACTTATTGCCGCGGGTGTATTTCTACTCGTGGTTTTTTTGTTTTGATCTGAACCGGAGATGTTTGTTCACTCGGCTTGAACGAAGTAAACAACTTATTTTGGGAGGAATTTTTATTTTAGATAACCATATTGAGAAGTACGGCTGGTCTGCAAAGTGGCAGGAACTGTGGCAAGAGACAGGGATGGAAGAGCAGGAGAGAAAACCAGCCAGAATTATCGCAGACCATGGACATCTGCAACGTTTGATTACAGAAGAGGGCGAATGCTGGGGAAGGATTTCGGGTCGATTGCGTCATGATAGTCTGGAGACCAGCTTGGTTCCGGCGGTTGGCGATTGGGTGGCGATTACAGGTCAGGCAGGTGAAGAAGCTATTATTCACAATCTGGTGCCACGTCGGAGCAGGGTATCGAGACAGGCGGCAGGTCCAGTGACCAAGGAACAATTAATCGCCGCAAACGTAGATACACTGTTAATCGTGGCTGCACTTAATCATGATTTCAACCTTAGACGACTCGAAAGATACGTGATGATGGCTTGGAATGGTGGCGTGAGGCCAGTCATTGTCTTGAGCAAAAGTGATCTGTGCAACAATGTGGAAGAACAGATCCGAAGTGTAGAAGGAATTGCTCCAGGCGTTGAAGTGCTTGCGATATCTGCAGTGGAGGGTCAAGGGAAATCCTTACTGGAAAGATATTTGCACCCAGGGCTGACTGTTGCGCTCACAGGATCTTCTGGCAGTGGCAAGTCTACGCTGGTGAACTGGATGATGGGTGAGGATGTGCAGCTTACGCAATCCGTCCGCGAGGGAGACAGCCGTGGGAGACATACGACAACACACCGGGAGATGTTTGTACTTCCACAGGGCGCCGTATTAATCGATACTCCAGGAATGCGCGAGCTTAATCTCTGGGATGAGGGCAATGATGGGCTGTCACATGCGTTTGGAGAAATTGAAGAACTTGCCGCCACGTGCAGATTTCTGGATTGCAGTCATACACGGGAAGCTGGATGTGCAGTGAAAGAGGCCATACAGGACGGTTCATTGGATGAAAAAAGGCTGAATAATTATCTGAAAATGCAGAAGGAATTGCAATATCAGCAGCGCAAGGAAGAAGTGGCATCCAGAAGGCGTACCGCCTCCAGCAAACCGGCCAATAGTCGCAAACCCAAGCACTCCCGTAGTGTGAAAGAGTGGGAGGAAGCATGA
- a CDS encoding L,D-transpeptidase gives MPDYRIIVDLSDHMLYLLDGNQVIKGYPVATGKMLTQTPNGEFTIINKQSNPGGPFGVFWMGLSAPHYGIHGTNEPWSIGKSVSHGCIRMYNSDVLDLSSKVSVGTRVTIRP, from the coding sequence ATGCCAGATTACAGGATTATTGTAGATCTGTCTGACCACATGTTATATCTTCTGGATGGCAATCAGGTGATTAAAGGTTATCCCGTAGCCACCGGCAAGATGCTCACGCAGACTCCAAACGGGGAGTTCACTATTATTAACAAACAATCTAATCCAGGTGGGCCATTTGGCGTGTTCTGGATGGGACTGTCTGCTCCCCATTATGGGATACACGGAACCAATGAGCCTTGGTCTATTGGCAAATCTGTCTCCCATGGTTGTATACGCATGTACAACTCGGATGTACTGGATCTGTCTTCCAAGGTATCTGTAGGCACGAGGGTAACGATCCGGCCGTAG
- a CDS encoding GNAT family N-acetyltransferase translates to MLIRPALEGDAQGIARVHTESWKTTYRGIVPDDFLDHLTIESRLSQWEKTIRSGEKDQILVVAEQHDGKIVGFACGGREREGKLAYDGELYAIYLLKEMQQTGIGQQLATHVVNHLRNHNMKSLIIWALERNSACRFYEKMGGFPVHTQSIRIGGQDLIEVGYGWEDLGLFGEKSLPDR, encoded by the coding sequence ATGCTGATCAGGCCGGCGCTTGAAGGGGATGCGCAGGGGATAGCCCGTGTACATACAGAGAGTTGGAAAACAACGTATCGGGGAATTGTGCCTGACGATTTTTTGGATCATTTGACTATAGAATCAAGATTGTCCCAGTGGGAAAAGACCATTCGTTCTGGCGAAAAGGATCAGATCCTGGTAGTAGCTGAACAGCATGATGGGAAAATTGTCGGATTTGCCTGTGGGGGTAGGGAGCGTGAAGGCAAATTAGCTTATGATGGAGAGTTGTACGCCATATATTTGCTGAAGGAGATGCAACAAACGGGGATAGGTCAACAACTGGCTACACATGTCGTTAATCATCTGCGAAACCATAATATGAAAAGTCTGATCATATGGGCTTTGGAGCGTAATTCAGCGTGCCGCTTCTATGAAAAGATGGGAGGCTTTCCAGTCCATACACAGTCCATCCGCATCGGGGGTCAAGATTTGATTGAAGTTGGCTACGGATGGGAAGACTTGGGCCTCTTTGGAGAGAAGAGCCTGCCTGACAGGTGA
- a CDS encoding aldehyde dehydrogenase family protein: MTLMETEHTTWTKQYINGQWVDGSGEKTMENINPYSGEVIATWRSSNKKDIDKAYESAQKNSIEWAKSLPAAKEEVLRKVSSLMVERKEEIIQLLTTESGSTRIKSEAEFAAAKRIVDEAASFPYRMKGEIIPSNTPGKENRVAREPKGVIGVIGPWNFPLHLCLRSVAPAIALGNGVVIKPASDTPITAGWLIADLFEQAGLPKGVLNVVAGSGSEIGDYFVAHPVPKVISFTGSTEVGQGIGKLAGEHLKETTLELGGNNAMVVLEDADIEHAAEAAVFGKFLHQGQICMALNRIIVHADIYDQFVESFVAKTKNVQAGDPADANTLVGPLIRGKEVERLLELVNKTKAEGARLMLGGTSKGSVLYPTVLADVKPEQDIVQQELFGPVAVIMKAHDEQEAVRLANDTPYGLSGSVFTRDLNRGYQVAQRIESGMVHVNDQSVNDEAHVMFGGEKASGIGRFGGDWAIEKFTRTRWISIQHQYREYPGVK, encoded by the coding sequence ATGACTTTAATGGAAACCGAACATACAACATGGACGAAACAATATATTAATGGCCAATGGGTAGATGGCTCCGGCGAGAAAACTATGGAGAATATCAATCCTTATTCGGGAGAAGTTATTGCCACATGGCGCTCTTCCAATAAGAAAGACATAGATAAGGCTTATGAGTCAGCTCAGAAAAATTCAATTGAATGGGCAAAGTCATTACCTGCTGCGAAAGAAGAGGTATTACGTAAAGTTTCATCCCTGATGGTAGAGCGAAAAGAGGAGATCATTCAACTGTTGACCACGGAATCCGGCAGTACCCGAATCAAATCGGAGGCGGAGTTTGCAGCAGCTAAACGAATTGTGGACGAAGCAGCATCTTTTCCTTATCGCATGAAGGGTGAGATTATCCCGTCCAATACCCCTGGCAAAGAGAACCGTGTGGCTCGTGAACCGAAGGGTGTGATTGGTGTTATCGGGCCATGGAACTTCCCTTTGCATCTATGCCTGCGATCTGTCGCTCCAGCGATTGCTCTTGGTAATGGTGTGGTGATTAAACCGGCATCAGACACTCCGATTACGGCAGGTTGGCTCATTGCCGATTTGTTTGAACAGGCTGGTCTGCCAAAGGGCGTGTTAAATGTCGTTGCCGGAAGTGGCAGCGAGATCGGAGATTACTTTGTCGCTCATCCGGTTCCCAAAGTAATTTCATTTACGGGTTCCACAGAAGTTGGACAAGGGATCGGTAAACTGGCGGGTGAACATTTAAAAGAAACGACACTGGAGCTAGGCGGCAACAACGCCATGGTTGTGCTGGAAGATGCGGATATTGAACATGCTGCCGAAGCGGCGGTCTTTGGCAAGTTTCTGCATCAGGGACAGATCTGTATGGCTCTGAATCGTATCATTGTGCATGCCGATATTTACGACCAATTCGTCGAATCATTTGTTGCCAAAACGAAGAATGTCCAGGCAGGTGATCCAGCGGATGCTAACACACTCGTGGGTCCTCTCATTCGGGGAAAAGAGGTAGAACGATTGCTGGAGCTTGTAAACAAAACCAAGGCCGAAGGCGCACGGTTAATGCTCGGGGGGACCAGTAAAGGCAGCGTGCTGTATCCTACTGTACTTGCCGATGTTAAACCTGAACAGGATATCGTGCAGCAGGAATTGTTTGGCCCAGTGGCAGTGATCATGAAGGCTCATGATGAGCAGGAAGCTGTACGTTTGGCGAATGATACGCCTTATGGACTTAGTGGTTCCGTATTCACAAGAGATCTCAATCGAGGATATCAGGTTGCTCAGCGCATTGAATCGGGTATGGTGCATGTAAATGATCAGTCTGTGAACGATGAAGCGCATGTGATGTTTGGCGGTGAAAAAGCTTCGGGGATTGGACGTTTCGGTGGTGATTGGGCCATTGAGAAGTTTACACGTACGCGTTGGATCAGCATTCAGCACCAATATCGGGAATATCCGGGAGTGAAATAA
- the essC gene encoding type VII secretion protein EssC, producing the protein MNVLYQRSPRMTPVLKEERLEILRPPTEPSKPTFSMISIIVPIMMTMVSIGFYVYINMTGKMNNSNYMMFQMMTVMMMLTSYTIPFFVYLSNKKSYRKKLEERKIMYLAQLDKHREELKEAQAEQVKSLYEIHGDPGVCLQVVKNRNSSLWERSPEDDDFLQVRIGTGEIPFRIKLQVPRIDGYEKDELIEAAHELAAEFQTVPDASITLPLFQSKVMGLVGDREEVLASLRVIISQLTVRHSPDELKLAAFYEEKDSKEWDWLRWMPHIWDEDQGQRYMADRHSGAHQLADSLFSVLNRRRNNKEDRYKKSIQTPCYVVILSDTQLIEEEPLLPLLLESAQDIDVCTIILANRKESLPMHCQLIMDASKGKGVYIKKTEDADVIQQTYKPDVISKEMAEALSRYMSPIRLKRSSASDIPQLLPLFDMLSTSRVEDLDVVSRWGQTRYPDTLPVPMGVRAGGKKIALNLHDKIERQGHGPHGLIAGTTGSGKSEVIQSIVASLAAEFHPHDLAFMLIDYKGGGMSNTFVDLPHVVGTITNLDGNLIERANISLRAELVRRQKILNDAGNLQHIDEYYKILRSRHEQPLPHLVIIIDEFAQLKRDQPEFMDELISIAAIGRTLGVHLILATQKPAGVVDDKIWSNSRFRICLRVQSEGDSRDMIKIPNAAWITKPGRGYFQVGSDEVFEEMQFAWSGAPYNQQEDSTTVLPVMEVRLNGKREPLLTGERRAVLKGEDVPKQLQVFIDYVAQSAADAGIRRLPGPWLPPLPETLEWEGLQDWQEEENRDLLLDGGASGLKPLVGLLDDLPNQRQQPLALPVDQGHLVVYGMPGLGKTTFVQTLLMSLARSHRTEPWNGYIIDMGRMMKDFAALPQIGGVMMAEEEDRIKRLFRYILKLSAQRKDIISEAGVKTISAYRRSAHAAVPQVVVVIDGYLSFRNAYPEENELLETILREGGSLGITFVLTANRVTDVFEKFRSNIPNAVSFELSDPSDYYYAVGRPSKAPSQLPPGRGLVKGQVPPLMFQVALPSSGADEGKRSSVLRRTIAEIRQGWTGEEAPQIAPLPEEIKLKDLLIQTGSYGQAWDTSSVTVPVGLLTDDLEPFELNLREGPHFMVTSPMEGGKTTFLLTWMLSLAYHASPEDVQIYTVDMRYGSGGLGEISSLPHVRGHVSREEQLAPVIQQLYDEVLKRGEISGGPELVLVIDDADTLSKQLNDFNVKDQLGAIVRQGRDRGVHVILSGVPADFPTFGSDWVTDVKASQSGMLFGTLDPNDLSFFRIPYSESGGSTGGLKVLPPGQGYYVKRKYSRVKGAVPCDDSWKMTDWISEIRDRWHVVV; encoded by the coding sequence GTGAATGTGTTATATCAGCGTTCTCCAAGAATGACACCGGTTCTCAAGGAAGAGAGACTCGAAATACTCAGGCCTCCAACAGAACCGAGCAAACCCACGTTTTCCATGATATCCATTATTGTGCCGATCATGATGACCATGGTCAGCATTGGTTTCTACGTATATATCAATATGACCGGCAAAATGAATAACAGCAATTATATGATGTTTCAGATGATGACGGTCATGATGATGCTTACTTCTTACACCATTCCATTCTTCGTGTATCTGAGCAACAAGAAATCATATCGCAAAAAATTGGAAGAACGAAAAATAATGTATCTTGCCCAACTGGACAAACACCGGGAAGAACTGAAAGAAGCTCAGGCGGAGCAAGTGAAGAGCCTGTACGAAATTCATGGTGATCCGGGTGTGTGTCTTCAAGTGGTGAAGAACCGGAACAGTTCCTTGTGGGAGCGTTCACCAGAGGATGATGATTTCCTTCAGGTACGCATTGGTACGGGAGAGATTCCATTCCGCATCAAACTTCAGGTTCCGCGGATTGATGGTTACGAGAAGGATGAGTTGATTGAAGCGGCCCATGAACTTGCGGCTGAATTCCAGACGGTACCGGATGCTTCCATTACATTGCCTTTGTTCCAATCGAAGGTTATGGGACTTGTCGGTGATCGGGAGGAAGTGCTTGCTTCCCTGCGAGTCATCATCTCACAACTGACGGTACGCCATTCCCCGGATGAACTGAAGCTTGCTGCTTTCTATGAAGAGAAGGACAGCAAGGAATGGGACTGGCTTCGCTGGATGCCCCATATCTGGGATGAAGATCAGGGACAACGCTATATGGCCGACAGGCACAGCGGTGCGCATCAATTGGCGGACAGCTTGTTTTCCGTGTTGAACCGCCGCCGTAACAATAAGGAAGACCGCTACAAGAAAAGCATACAAACGCCATGTTACGTTGTGATTCTCTCCGATACGCAATTGATTGAAGAAGAACCGTTACTTCCGCTGCTGCTGGAGTCGGCTCAGGACATTGATGTATGCACCATCATACTGGCTAATCGCAAGGAGTCTCTACCGATGCATTGTCAGTTGATTATGGATGCCTCCAAAGGCAAAGGGGTGTATATCAAAAAAACGGAAGATGCAGATGTTATTCAACAAACGTACAAGCCTGATGTAATCTCGAAGGAGATGGCAGAGGCGCTTTCCCGATATATGTCACCGATTCGTTTGAAGCGTTCATCTGCGTCGGATATCCCGCAACTGCTCCCGTTATTCGATATGCTGAGCACATCACGTGTGGAGGATCTGGATGTGGTCTCCAGGTGGGGACAGACAAGATATCCTGACACACTTCCCGTACCTATGGGCGTAAGAGCTGGTGGCAAAAAAATTGCTCTTAACCTGCATGATAAAATCGAACGTCAGGGTCATGGTCCCCATGGTCTGATTGCAGGCACAACTGGTTCAGGTAAAAGTGAGGTCATCCAGTCCATCGTAGCTTCACTGGCTGCTGAATTCCATCCACATGATCTGGCGTTTATGTTGATTGACTATAAAGGTGGCGGTATGTCCAACACATTTGTCGATCTGCCTCATGTGGTAGGGACGATCACCAATCTGGATGGGAATCTGATCGAGCGGGCGAATATCTCACTTCGTGCTGAACTGGTCAGAAGGCAAAAAATATTAAATGATGCGGGAAACCTCCAGCATATTGATGAATACTACAAAATTCTGCGTTCCAGACATGAACAGCCACTGCCACATCTGGTTATTATCATTGACGAGTTTGCTCAATTGAAACGGGACCAGCCGGAGTTCATGGATGAATTGATCAGTATCGCGGCCATTGGCCGGACACTAGGGGTTCATCTAATTCTGGCAACCCAAAAGCCTGCTGGTGTTGTGGACGATAAAATATGGAGTAATTCGCGCTTCCGGATCTGCCTTCGCGTACAGAGTGAGGGAGATAGCAGGGACATGATCAAGATTCCAAATGCTGCCTGGATTACAAAGCCTGGTCGTGGATATTTCCAGGTTGGTAGTGATGAAGTGTTCGAAGAAATGCAATTCGCCTGGAGTGGTGCACCATATAACCAGCAGGAGGATTCAACAACAGTATTGCCTGTTATGGAAGTGCGCCTGAACGGTAAGCGGGAGCCTCTGTTAACTGGAGAACGCAGAGCCGTTCTCAAAGGGGAAGATGTTCCGAAACAGCTTCAGGTATTTATTGATTATGTTGCACAGTCTGCAGCGGATGCGGGTATCCGTCGTTTGCCAGGACCATGGTTGCCACCTTTACCAGAGACACTGGAATGGGAAGGTCTTCAGGACTGGCAGGAAGAAGAGAATCGCGATTTGCTGCTTGATGGTGGAGCGAGTGGTCTGAAACCACTGGTGGGTTTGCTGGATGATCTCCCGAATCAGCGCCAACAACCGCTCGCATTGCCTGTGGATCAAGGACATCTGGTCGTGTACGGCATGCCAGGACTGGGCAAAACAACATTTGTTCAGACCTTGCTTATGTCCCTGGCACGTTCCCATAGAACTGAGCCTTGGAATGGTTACATTATCGACATGGGCCGTATGATGAAGGATTTTGCAGCACTACCTCAGATCGGTGGCGTGATGATGGCTGAAGAGGAAGACCGGATCAAGCGATTATTCCGCTATATTCTCAAGCTGTCAGCACAACGTAAAGATATCATCTCGGAGGCGGGTGTTAAAACGATTTCGGCATACCGCCGTTCAGCTCACGCCGCAGTCCCGCAGGTTGTGGTCGTTATTGATGGTTATCTTTCATTCCGTAATGCCTATCCGGAAGAAAATGAACTTCTGGAGACGATCCTGCGTGAAGGCGGAAGTCTGGGTATCACTTTTGTGCTCACCGCCAATCGGGTAACAGATGTATTTGAAAAATTCAGAAGCAATATTCCCAATGCGGTTTCATTTGAGTTATCCGATCCAAGCGATTATTATTATGCCGTGGGAAGACCTTCCAAGGCGCCAAGTCAACTTCCGCCTGGAAGAGGTCTGGTCAAAGGGCAAGTGCCTCCGTTAATGTTCCAGGTGGCATTACCTTCTTCCGGGGCAGATGAGGGCAAGCGTTCATCTGTACTGCGCCGTACGATTGCTGAGATTCGCCAAGGCTGGACAGGCGAAGAAGCGCCGCAGATTGCCCCACTTCCGGAAGAGATCAAACTGAAAGATCTGCTCATTCAGACAGGATCTTATGGTCAGGCTTGGGATACATCGTCTGTAACTGTTCCTGTGGGACTGCTTACGGATGATCTGGAACCATTCGAGCTTAATCTGCGTGAAGGTCCGCATTTCATGGTAACGAGTCCGATGGAAGGCGGCAAAACGACATTTTTATTGACATGGATGTTATCACTGGCTTATCATGCTTCTCCGGAAGATGTGCAAATATACACAGTAGATATGCGTTACGGCTCAGGTGGGCTGGGGGAAATCAGCAGTTTGCCCCATGTCCGTGGACATGTATCGCGAGAAGAACAGCTTGCACCTGTGATTCAACAGTTGTACGATGAAGTTCTGAAAAGAGGCGAGATTTCCGGTGGACCGGAACTTGTGCTCGTTATCGACGATGCGGACACCTTGTCCAAGCAACTAAACGATTTTAATGTAAAAGATCAATTGGGAGCGATTGTTCGTCAAGGAAGGGATCGCGGTGTACACGTGATTCTGTCCGGAGTTCCGGCAGACTTCCCAACCTTTGGTTCTGACTGGGTAACGGATGTGAAGGCTTCCCAGAGCGGAATGCTGTTCGGGACTTTAGACCCTAACGATCTCTCGTTCTTCCGTATACCTTATTCCGAATCTGGAGGTAGTACAGGTGGGCTGAAGGTACTGCCTCCGGGTCAAGGTTATTATGTAAAACGTAAATATTCCAGGGTTAAAGGTGCAGTTCCATGTGATGACAGCTGGAAAATGACCGATTGGATTTCTGAAATTCGTGACCGATGGCATGTTGTAGTTTGA
- a CDS encoding WXG100 family type VII secretion target — translation MRIRVEPDVLRALSKQIQYAAEQIQQKMTVLDQAIHSLEWEVESRAAVMNEWNHSKRLGEDALRRLMDLSVQLGRKALLFQQADMEYRSVLSHVNTAYGNAVNMLNVLQNNRTGEIMPAHSATVAVVSDPLSAMAAVYRVQDAAPPDGSPATLVQAMQPEPVAWRFTDPSFRGRRGTEPVVS, via the coding sequence ATGCGCATTCGTGTGGAACCGGATGTGCTTCGGGCACTGAGCAAGCAGATTCAGTATGCAGCGGAGCAAATACAGCAAAAGATGACAGTGTTGGATCAGGCGATTCATTCGCTGGAGTGGGAGGTTGAATCCCGCGCAGCGGTGATGAATGAATGGAATCACAGTAAACGACTGGGCGAGGATGCGCTGCGTCGATTAATGGACTTAAGCGTACAGCTGGGACGCAAAGCGTTGTTATTCCAGCAGGCAGACATGGAGTATCGTTCCGTGCTGAGTCATGTGAACACAGCCTATGGTAATGCGGTCAATATGCTGAATGTTCTTCAGAACAATCGTACAGGAGAAATCATGCCTGCACATTCTGCAACTGTAGCTGTAGTATCCGATCCCCTTTCCGCAATGGCGGCCGTATATCGTGTACAGGATGCCGCTCCGCCTGATGGCTCCCCGGCTACACTGGTGCAGGCTATGCAGCCTGAGCCTGTAGCATGGAGATTCACAGATCCTTCCTTTCGGGGGAGAAGAGGGACCGAGCCTGTGGTTTCCTGA
- a CDS encoding WXG100 family type VII secretion target translates to MAGRILVTPEQLDQVSNQFKQSGEQSQQIVSTLTQSITSMEGQWEGMTKQRFFQEFQEASKQMQSFVQTLNSISAELTAIANKFRTADQAR, encoded by the coding sequence ATGGCAGGACGTATTTTAGTTACCCCAGAGCAGCTTGATCAGGTTTCCAACCAATTTAAACAAAGCGGTGAGCAAAGTCAGCAAATCGTATCTACATTGACTCAATCCATCACAAGCATGGAAGGACAATGGGAAGGTATGACAAAACAACGCTTCTTCCAGGAGTTCCAGGAAGCTAGCAAACAAATGCAATCATTCGTTCAAACGCTGAACAGTATCAGCGCTGAACTTACAGCTATTGCTAACAAATTCCGTACAGCTGACCAAGCTCGTTAA
- a CDS encoding vWA domain-containing protein codes for MNYTIQASQRTPALIIYLIDISASMNMVLENRRRIDVVYDALSLAIRQMVFRSTKGNRLTPRYRIAILAYSDDVYDLLNGIKGIDEIAAVGSLPDLTPRRFSDSAKAFLQAEKILQAEIPNMQDCPAPLVCHMTDGVATGEDPEPIAKRIMGMSVPDGNVLVENIFISDHLLEGPIAEPRRWKGISSETNLQDEHGEKLRNMSSVLPESYREMLVEADYLLAPGALMMLPGTCAELVSIGFQMSAATPVR; via the coding sequence ATGAACTACACGATTCAAGCATCACAGCGTACACCTGCACTTATTATATATTTAATTGATATTAGCGCCTCCATGAACATGGTTCTGGAAAATCGTCGACGGATTGACGTCGTCTATGATGCCTTATCTCTCGCGATCCGGCAAATGGTATTTCGGTCTACTAAGGGAAATCGTCTGACACCGCGCTATCGTATAGCCATATTGGCTTACAGCGATGATGTATATGATTTGTTGAACGGTATCAAAGGGATTGACGAGATTGCCGCAGTTGGTTCTTTGCCTGACCTGACTCCGAGACGGTTTTCAGATTCTGCGAAGGCTTTCCTGCAGGCGGAAAAGATTCTACAGGCCGAAATTCCGAATATGCAGGATTGTCCTGCGCCGCTTGTATGTCACATGACCGATGGGGTGGCTACAGGTGAAGATCCCGAGCCGATTGCCAAAAGAATCATGGGCATGAGTGTGCCGGACGGCAATGTGTTGGTCGAGAATATTTTTATATCGGATCATCTGCTGGAAGGGCCAATTGCTGAACCTCGAAGATGGAAGGGAATCTCTTCGGAAACGAATCTACAGGATGAGCATGGAGAGAAGCTGCGGAATATGTCATCCGTTCTGCCCGAAAGTTATCGGGAAATGCTTGTTGAAGCTGATTATTTGCTTGCTCCCGGTGCACTCATGATGCTGCCAGGTACCTGTGCAGAATTGGTATCGATCGGGTTCCAGATGTCCGCTGCTACGCCTGTGAGATAG
- a CDS encoding SDR family NAD(P)-dependent oxidoreductase codes for MTQHNGKSRFQGKVAIITGAGSGIGKATAVKLAKEGAHVALFDLVNDRISETEAEINALHPGAARAFDVDIADPARVEKAVLETVELFGGLDIVFANAGINGVSAPIEEIQVEDWQQIITTNLNGTFFTIKYALPHVKKRGGGSIIITSSINGNQRFSSFGMSAYSTSKAGQVAFAKMAALELAKFKIRVNVICPGAIATNIDQSTVKTDDLQQIIIPMEFPEGQQPLADGPGQPEHVADLVSFLASSESRHITGAEIVIDGAESLLS; via the coding sequence ATGACACAACATAACGGCAAGTCACGGTTCCAAGGCAAGGTTGCAATTATTACCGGAGCAGGCTCCGGGATTGGGAAAGCCACTGCGGTTAAGCTGGCTAAAGAGGGTGCGCATGTTGCATTGTTTGATCTGGTGAATGATCGGATCTCGGAAACGGAAGCAGAGATTAATGCGCTGCACCCTGGTGCGGCAAGAGCATTTGATGTAGACATTGCCGACCCAGCACGTGTGGAAAAGGCTGTACTGGAAACCGTTGAGTTATTCGGCGGTTTGGATATTGTTTTTGCCAATGCGGGCATTAACGGTGTCTCGGCACCCATTGAGGAAATTCAGGTTGAAGATTGGCAGCAGATTATTACAACCAACCTGAATGGTACATTTTTCACGATTAAATATGCATTGCCTCACGTGAAAAAACGGGGTGGCGGCAGTATCATCATCACGAGTTCGATCAATGGCAATCAACGTTTCTCAAGCTTTGGCATGTCGGCGTACAGCACGTCCAAGGCAGGACAGGTAGCTTTTGCCAAGATGGCTGCGCTTGAGCTGGCGAAGTTCAAGATACGTGTGAACGTGATCTGCCCCGGAGCGATTGCGACAAATATCGATCAAAGTACGGTCAAAACGGATGATCTGCAACAGATCATTATTCCGATGGAGTTCCCGGAAGGACAGCAGCCGCTTGCAGATGGACCGGGCCAGCCGGAACATGTTGCGGATCTGGTAAGCTTCCTCGCATCGTCCGAATCCAGACATATTACCGGAGCAGAGATCGTCATTGATGGTGCCGAATCATTGCTCAGCTAA